One sulfur-oxidizing endosymbiont of Gigantopelta aegis genomic region harbors:
- the sdhD gene encoding succinate dehydrogenase, hydrophobic membrane anchor protein — protein sequence MTYQAKGLQAWLFQRLTAAFMALYILYFLGVILTTSEMTYVAWLEWFSHPLMNTASGLFFIHLAVHAWVGMRDIVLDYVSNDSLRLLSLTCISFFLIIISLGMLRILFSL from the coding sequence ATGACTTATCAGGCAAAAGGCCTTCAAGCATGGCTGTTTCAACGGCTAACCGCTGCTTTTATGGCGCTTTATATTCTTTATTTCTTGGGCGTCATATTAACGACCAGTGAAATGACTTATGTTGCATGGCTTGAATGGTTTTCACATCCGCTAATGAACACGGCATCAGGGCTCTTTTTTATCCATCTTGCAGTCCATGCCTGGGTAGGAATGAGAGACATTGTTTTGGATTATGTAAGTAATGATAGTCTACGCTTATTAAGTTTAACCTGTATTAGTTTTTTCCTTATCATCATCAGTCTGGGTATGTTACGAATACTTTTTTCGCTTTAA
- the nadB gene encoding L-aspartate oxidase has translation MNNTCFDVIIIGTGAAGLTVALELADKINATSPKEQTPKPSIALISKGPIQEGSTLYAQGGIAAVLDEDNDSISSHINDTINAGAGLCHPERVKYTIEQGKEAIQWVIAKGVKFSHEAQTDDYHLTREGGHSHRRVIHAADATGKALSDGLLAQVKRNPHIQTLEHHMVVDLILSSNASNPKQCVGIYLLNTKTDKVTGVPAKFTILATGGASKVYLYTSNPDSSTGDGIAMAWRAGCRVVNMEFNQFHPTCLYHPKAKSFLVSEALRGEGAKLTLPDGSAFMHKFDEREELAPRDIVAQAIDYEMKRTGSDFVYLDISHKSADFIKSHFPTIYKRCLSYGIDITREPMPVVPAAHYTCGGVMTDLNGQTDISNLYAIGETAFTGLHGANRMASNSLLECLVFARAAANNISLELKDYECEPLLPAWDDSRVTGSEEVVVVTHNWDELRRFMWNYVGIVRKNKRLLLAKQRVKLLQREIDDYYRQYHINGDLIELRNLATVAELIIDSAMQRKESRGLHYTLDYPFKDDKKFLHDTVLVPENYS, from the coding sequence ATGAATAACACATGTTTTGATGTCATTATCATTGGTACTGGTGCAGCAGGCTTAACGGTGGCTCTGGAGTTAGCAGATAAAATCAACGCTACAAGCCCTAAAGAGCAAACGCCAAAACCCAGTATTGCACTCATTTCCAAGGGGCCTATTCAGGAAGGCTCAACACTCTATGCACAGGGTGGGATTGCTGCTGTTCTGGATGAAGATAATGACAGTATCAGCTCTCATATCAATGACACCATCAATGCCGGTGCTGGATTATGCCATCCAGAACGGGTTAAATACACCATTGAACAGGGTAAAGAAGCCATACAATGGGTGATAGCAAAAGGCGTGAAATTTTCCCATGAAGCACAAACTGACGACTATCATCTGACTCGTGAAGGGGGTCATAGTCATCGACGTGTTATACACGCAGCCGACGCAACAGGCAAAGCACTTTCCGATGGTCTTTTGGCACAAGTGAAGCGAAACCCACACATACAAACCCTTGAACATCACATGGTTGTGGATCTAATTTTATCCAGCAACGCATCAAATCCCAAGCAATGCGTTGGCATTTACTTACTCAACACCAAAACAGATAAGGTCACAGGAGTCCCTGCAAAATTCACTATTTTAGCAACCGGTGGTGCCAGTAAGGTGTATTTGTATACCAGTAATCCAGATAGTTCTACAGGGGATGGCATTGCCATGGCCTGGCGAGCAGGATGCCGGGTTGTTAATATGGAATTCAATCAATTTCATCCGACCTGTCTCTATCACCCCAAGGCTAAATCATTTCTAGTTTCCGAAGCCCTACGGGGTGAGGGTGCAAAACTGACCTTGCCTGATGGTAGTGCATTTATGCACAAATTTGATGAACGTGAAGAATTAGCTCCACGGGATATTGTCGCTCAGGCCATTGATTATGAGATGAAACGCACCGGTTCTGATTTTGTTTATCTGGACATTAGTCATAAATCAGCTGATTTCATTAAATCACACTTCCCGACGATTTATAAACGCTGTTTATCTTATGGGATTGATATTACTCGTGAACCCATGCCCGTTGTCCCTGCGGCACACTATACCTGTGGCGGTGTAATGACCGATCTCAATGGCCAAACCGATATTAGCAATCTATATGCGATTGGTGAAACCGCTTTTACCGGTTTACATGGTGCAAATCGCATGGCAAGCAATTCCTTACTTGAATGTTTGGTATTTGCGAGGGCGGCGGCTAACAATATTAGTCTTGAACTAAAAGATTATGAATGTGAACCATTATTACCTGCCTGGGATGATAGTCGGGTAACGGGCTCTGAAGAAGTCGTGGTAGTGACGCATAACTGGGATGAATTACGACGTTTTATGTGGAACTATGTCGGTATTGTACGTAAAAACAAACGTTTATTATTAGCCAAGCAACGGGTTAAATTATTACAGCGTGAAATTGATGACTATTACCGTCAATATCATATTAATGGTGATTTAATTGAGTTACGGAATTTGGCCACTGTGGCAGAATTGATCATTGATAGTGCAATGCAAAGAAAAGAAAGTCGTGGCTTGCATTATACTTTGGATTATCCGTTTAAGGATGATAAGAAATTCTTACACGATACGGTATTAGTGCCAGAAAACTATTCTTAA
- a CDS encoding succinate dehydrogenase assembly factor 2: MANINLPNKDRLRWQCRRGMLELELFLNDFLENDYENLSTDKKSDFVDLLKVIDPVLFDYLMGTDEPDDHGLRDIVQTIRTATRQRVSL, encoded by the coding sequence ATGGCAAATATTAACCTCCCTAATAAAGATAGATTACGCTGGCAATGTCGTCGTGGTATGTTGGAACTGGAACTTTTTTTAAATGATTTTTTAGAAAATGACTATGAAAATTTATCCACAGACAAAAAAAGTGACTTTGTTGATTTATTAAAGGTCATCGATCCGGTATTATTTGACTATCTTATGGGAACAGACGAGCCGGATGATCATGGACTTAGGGATATTGTCCAAACAATTAGAACAGCTACCCGCCAGCGGGTTAGTCTTTAA
- a CDS encoding glutaredoxin family protein gives MHFKFFYRIGCHLCDDMYLLLQPYESSHNISIEMINVDKDPELQKRYGILIPVLCDAEENEICHYFFDKIAFEQALSE, from the coding sequence ATGCATTTTAAGTTTTTCTACCGTATTGGCTGTCACCTTTGTGATGACATGTATTTATTACTCCAGCCCTATGAATCCAGCCATAATATTTCCATCGAAATGATTAATGTTGACAAAGATCCGGAGCTACAAAAAAGGTATGGGATTTTAATACCCGTGCTTTGTGATGCTGAGGAAAATGAAATCTGTCACTATTTTTTTGATAAAATAGCTTTTGAACAAGCCCTGAGTGAATAA
- the sdhC gene encoding succinate dehydrogenase, cytochrome b556 subunit, which translates to MLDPSQPHTNHPRKRPKNLNLLSVKFPMSAVMSVGHRAAGVFLFLTIPYLLYLLQLSLTSEAGFALAKAELQSPLAKIFWLIAIWALAHHFLAGIRYFLLDFDIAIKREMAQKSAVFVMIGGFVVAVICAVILF; encoded by the coding sequence ATGCTGGATCCCAGTCAACCACATACGAATCATCCAAGAAAGCGACCTAAAAATCTTAACTTGCTTTCAGTTAAATTTCCTATGTCAGCAGTGATGTCGGTGGGTCATAGAGCTGCAGGTGTTTTTCTCTTTCTCACCATTCCTTATTTACTGTATTTATTACAATTATCACTGACAAGTGAGGCGGGTTTTGCGCTGGCGAAGGCTGAACTTCAAAGTCCTCTGGCAAAAATTTTCTGGCTGATTGCTATTTGGGCCTTGGCACATCACTTTCTGGCCGGCATTCGGTATTTTTTATTAGATTTTGATATTGCTATTAAAAGAGAAATGGCACAAAAAAGTGCTGTATTTGTAATGATAGGTGGTTTTGTGGTGGCCGTTATCTGCGCAGTTATACTCTTTTGA
- a CDS encoding SoxR reducing system RseC family protein — protein sequence MIEEQAVVIKCEQQYVWVQTQRQSSCGHCSVKNGCGTQLLSKVLGNKTTYVRCLNPDSLATQKLKEGDRVLIGLQESALLNGSFLMYLLPLASMILFAGLAVFSAKSWWPEGVDLFSIIGALLGLVLGFKISRLLTRCAPDPSSQDSSQPSSDSAIAAQYEPVILKKLSDFVPINIKPIKIQYDS from the coding sequence ATGATTGAAGAACAGGCCGTTGTGATTAAATGTGAACAACAATATGTTTGGGTGCAAACTCAGCGGCAAAGTAGTTGTGGACATTGTTCGGTAAAAAATGGCTGTGGGACACAATTATTGTCTAAAGTTCTGGGTAATAAAACCACCTATGTACGTTGCTTGAATCCTGATAGTTTAGCGACTCAAAAGCTCAAAGAGGGTGATCGTGTCTTAATTGGTTTACAAGAATCAGCCTTACTCAATGGCTCATTTCTTATGTATTTATTACCCCTAGCCAGTATGATTTTATTTGCGGGTTTAGCTGTTTTTAGTGCAAAAAGCTGGTGGCCAGAAGGCGTTGATCTGTTTTCGATTATTGGCGCATTGTTAGGTCTTGTTTTGGGGTTCAAAATATCGCGTTTATTGACCCGATGCGCTCCTGATCCTTCTTCACAGGATAGCTCACAACCAAGCTCAGATAGCGCTATTGCCGCTCAGTATGAGCCAGTTATTTTAAAGAAACTCTCTGACTTTGTACCCATTAATATTAAGCCCATCAAAATACAATATGATAGCTAA
- a CDS encoding RseA family anti-sigma factor, giving the protein MPVQTNEQHANEMLSAFIDAEQSTQETSQVIDALLSDPDFKQQYIRMQSGSDHLHNEVVQSFSMTDLTGNISATLDGLPAHFVDAAVTLQSTETTDVEKLTAWQNLFKKVSENRTLSGLSVAASVMFVTLFALQNVTNLNPDMNSNTDRAVNLASSQLGANNFASNSMQIAPIVNASSVGQSSLIRAANNLPASYVSMNPSFGSVSGNGVNTKQQYKWIEADPALSRQVRQYVNEHERQRAAYNLQPKIRTATYQISQ; this is encoded by the coding sequence ATGCCAGTGCAAACCAACGAACAGCATGCTAACGAAATGCTATCAGCCTTTATTGATGCTGAACAATCTACTCAAGAAACGTCTCAAGTTATTGATGCCTTGCTGAGTGATCCTGATTTTAAGCAACAATATATTAGAATGCAATCAGGCAGTGACCATTTACATAATGAAGTCGTACAATCGTTTTCAATGACTGATCTGACAGGGAATATCAGTGCTACTTTGGATGGATTGCCCGCGCACTTTGTCGATGCTGCAGTGACCTTGCAATCAACGGAAACAACTGATGTAGAAAAACTGACTGCTTGGCAGAACCTGTTCAAAAAAGTATCAGAAAACAGAACTCTGAGTGGCTTATCCGTTGCTGCTTCGGTGATGTTTGTTACTTTATTTGCACTACAGAATGTGACTAACCTTAATCCAGACATGAATTCAAACACTGATCGTGCCGTCAATCTTGCCAGCAGTCAATTGGGGGCGAATAACTTTGCTTCTAACTCAATGCAGATTGCGCCAATAGTAAATGCTTCCTCTGTTGGTCAGTCATCTTTAATTCGTGCCGCCAATAATTTGCCAGCATCTTATGTTTCCATGAATCCATCGTTCGGTTCAGTGAGTGGGAATGGCGTAAATACCAAGCAGCAATATAAATGGATAGAAGCTGATCCAGCGCTTTCAAGACAAGTCCGCCAATATGTTAATGAACATGAACGACAACGTGCGGCTTATAATCTACAACCTAAAATTCGTACTGCAACCTATCAAATAAGCCAATAA
- a CDS encoding MucB/RseB C-terminal domain-containing protein, whose translation MTKSYYWKVFIAAFFLSSTLAYAQEKSAYAQEKSNTDVSIETLLTQFVENGPRQLYDGTFVYFFQDDVQTIKVHRELDDNGDIVEQLLPMDSQKKMTSRVLKNQYCLLDNNWAYQFQALSSSFPFRINNYYSVLSENYDFTLSGDKIVAGIPAIGLSIKSKDAYRYSYHLWFEPKTATLLKYQLLDQNGKAVEQYFFTDIKINSLVAKVERTEPLNTCQTQFQGLDMAFSKHFYAGKIPPGYQVISFRKGIINNNQHLAHQFQLSDGLSAVSIFIEDNEADTKQINGVVQLGPVNVAGRNKGNSQMTVIGAVPVLSTLHFLKAIKIKDNEYPSLSKNDD comes from the coding sequence ATGACAAAATCTTATTACTGGAAAGTCTTTATCGCGGCATTTTTTCTTTCCTCAACTCTTGCCTATGCTCAAGAAAAATCTGCTTATGCCCAGGAAAAATCGAATACTGACGTATCCATTGAAACATTATTAACGCAATTTGTTGAGAATGGTCCAAGACAGCTATACGACGGTACCTTTGTCTACTTTTTCCAGGATGATGTGCAAACGATCAAAGTCCATAGAGAACTCGATGACAATGGTGATATTGTTGAGCAACTCTTGCCCATGGATAGCCAGAAGAAAATGACTTCAAGAGTGCTTAAAAACCAATATTGTTTATTGGATAATAATTGGGCTTATCAATTTCAGGCACTGTCTTCCAGCTTTCCTTTTCGAATCAATAATTATTATTCAGTCCTGAGTGAAAATTATGACTTTACTTTGTCTGGCGATAAAATAGTTGCGGGAATTCCTGCAATTGGTTTGTCAATCAAAAGCAAAGATGCCTATCGTTATAGTTATCATTTATGGTTTGAACCTAAAACTGCTACCTTATTAAAATATCAATTATTAGACCAGAATGGAAAAGCGGTTGAGCAATATTTCTTTACCGACATAAAAATTAATTCATTAGTGGCAAAAGTCGAGCGCACTGAGCCTTTAAATACTTGTCAGACACAGTTTCAAGGCTTGGATATGGCCTTTAGTAAGCATTTTTATGCAGGTAAAATCCCACCAGGCTATCAAGTCATTTCTTTTCGTAAAGGCATTATTAATAATAATCAGCATCTAGCGCATCAATTTCAACTCAGTGACGGCTTATCTGCGGTGTCAATTTTTATTGAAGACAATGAAGCAGATACAAAACAGATTAACGGTGTTGTGCAATTGGGACCCGTTAATGTGGCTGGAAGAAATAAAGGTAATTCACAGATGACTGTCATTGGTGCGGTGCCGGTGCTCAGTACCTTACATTTTCTTAAAGCAATCAAAATTAAGGATAATGAATATCCATCATTAAGCAAAAACGATGATTGA
- the sdhA gene encoding succinate dehydrogenase flavoprotein subunit, translated as MNIIRRKFDTLVIGAGGAGLRAALQLSQADTKVAVVSKVFPTRSHTVAAQGGMNAALGNVTPDNWHWHMYDTVKGSDYLGDQDAIEYMCRAAPNTVIELEHFGVPFSRLENGKIYQRPFGGQSQDFGGDQAARTCAAADRTGHAMLHSLYQQNIRAKTHFFDEYFAVDLLKNDAGDVLGAIAYDIETSEKIIIEAKTTLIATGGAGQLFRTNTNASINTGDGMAMALRAGIPLQDMEFFQFHPTGIAGKGMLITEGVRGEGGYLVNGDGERFMERYAPHAKDLASRDVVSRAIAIEIRDGRGCGPNKDYVLLKLDHLGSEVIKKRLPGIRDTSMTFLGIDPIEEPIPVFPTAHYTMGGIPTNRHGEVVVPAGTGGEEAIPGLYAAGECACASVHGANRLGGNSLLDIVVFGRAAGNHIIEYLKSHRYHEILSDDCINDALARLERWEQKKDPAEESYSVPELKAELMRVMEEKCGVFRTDDVLIECVEDVKRIKEKLNKAFITDHSSVFNTARVEALELENLIEIGLATVISAQARKESRGAHSRIDFTKRDDESWMKHSLYYMQDNKLLYKPVRTKALTVDTFPPKERVY; from the coding sequence ATGAATATTATTAGAAGAAAATTTGATACGTTAGTGATTGGAGCTGGTGGTGCGGGCTTAAGAGCAGCATTACAATTGTCTCAGGCAGATACCAAAGTCGCGGTAGTCTCCAAAGTTTTCCCGACTCGCTCTCATACTGTGGCGGCACAAGGCGGTATGAATGCGGCCTTAGGCAATGTCACACCAGACAATTGGCATTGGCATATGTATGATACGGTGAAAGGCAGTGATTATCTGGGTGATCAGGATGCCATCGAATATATGTGCCGTGCTGCCCCTAATACCGTAATCGAACTGGAACATTTTGGTGTGCCATTTTCACGCTTAGAAAATGGCAAGATTTATCAGCGTCCTTTTGGTGGTCAAAGCCAGGATTTTGGTGGCGATCAGGCAGCTCGTACCTGTGCCGCTGCTGATCGTACTGGTCATGCCATGTTACATTCCCTCTATCAACAAAACATACGTGCCAAGACGCATTTTTTCGATGAATATTTTGCTGTGGATTTGTTAAAGAATGATGCCGGTGATGTCTTAGGTGCTATTGCTTATGATATTGAAACCAGTGAAAAAATTATTATTGAAGCAAAAACCACCTTGATTGCCACCGGTGGAGCAGGGCAGTTGTTCCGTACCAATACCAATGCCAGTATTAATACCGGCGATGGCATGGCGATGGCTTTAAGAGCAGGCATTCCTTTGCAAGACATGGAGTTTTTTCAATTTCATCCCACGGGCATTGCGGGTAAAGGGATGCTGATCACCGAAGGTGTGCGCGGTGAAGGCGGCTATTTGGTTAATGGTGATGGCGAACGTTTTATGGAACGCTATGCGCCTCATGCCAAAGATTTGGCTTCACGGGATGTGGTTAGTCGAGCCATTGCCATTGAGATCAGAGATGGTCGTGGCTGTGGACCCAACAAAGATTATGTATTATTAAAACTGGATCATCTAGGCAGTGAAGTCATTAAAAAACGCCTGCCGGGAATCCGTGATACCAGTATGACTTTTTTGGGTATCGATCCCATCGAAGAACCCATCCCTGTTTTCCCAACGGCACATTATACTATGGGTGGTATTCCTACAAACCGCCATGGTGAAGTAGTTGTTCCTGCCGGCACAGGAGGTGAAGAAGCCATACCCGGTTTGTATGCAGCGGGTGAATGTGCCTGCGCATCCGTTCATGGCGCTAATCGCCTGGGGGGTAATTCTTTATTGGATATCGTGGTCTTTGGTCGTGCTGCGGGCAATCATATTATTGAGTACCTTAAATCACATCGTTATCATGAAATTTTATCGGATGATTGCATCAATGATGCCCTAGCCCGATTAGAGCGTTGGGAGCAGAAAAAAGATCCTGCGGAGGAATCCTATTCTGTACCTGAATTAAAAGCCGAACTGATGCGTGTTATGGAAGAAAAATGCGGAGTTTTTCGCACCGATGATGTCCTTATTGAATGTGTAGAAGATGTTAAACGTATTAAGGAGAAACTAAACAAAGCCTTTATAACGGATCATTCTTCGGTCTTTAATACCGCTCGTGTTGAAGCATTGGAATTGGAAAATTTGATAGAAATTGGTCTGGCAACGGTTATCAGTGCTCAGGCACGTAAAGAAAGTCGAGGCGCGCATTCGCGTATTGATTTCACCAAACGTGATGACGAAAGCTGGATGAAACACAGTCTGTATTATATGCAGGACAATAAATTACTTTATAAGCCGGTTCGAACCAAAGCGTTGACGGTTGATACTTTTCCTCCTAAAGAACGGGTTTACTAA
- a CDS encoding succinate dehydrogenase iron-sulfur subunit: MQFTIYRYNPENDAEPYMQQYDLHDVEPGTMLRDALLRIKNEQDQSLSFRHSCGEGVCGSDGMNINGRNGLACVTAVDDLKTPIVIRPLPGMPVIRDLVIDMTQFYTQYRAVKPWLIVKDPIPEVEFKQLPEQRDKLDGLYECILCACCSTSCPSFWWNPDKFMGPAALLQSWRFLSDSRDQATEERLEELEGPYKLFRCHTIMNCVDVCPKHLNPTKAIGHIKKLMLKKMV, encoded by the coding sequence ATGCAGTTTACTATTTATCGCTATAATCCAGAAAATGATGCTGAACCTTATATGCAGCAATATGACTTGCATGATGTAGAGCCTGGCACAATGCTGCGTGATGCCTTATTACGGATCAAAAACGAACAAGATCAAAGTCTTTCTTTTCGTCATTCCTGTGGTGAGGGTGTGTGTGGCTCAGATGGTATGAATATTAATGGTCGCAATGGTTTAGCCTGTGTCACGGCAGTGGATGATTTAAAAACGCCTATTGTTATTCGCCCTTTACCGGGTATGCCGGTCATTCGTGATCTCGTTATTGACATGACTCAGTTTTATACCCAATACCGAGCAGTTAAACCTTGGCTCATTGTTAAAGATCCTATCCCTGAAGTTGAATTTAAACAATTACCGGAGCAACGCGATAAACTCGATGGCCTCTATGAGTGCATACTTTGTGCTTGTTGTTCCACTTCTTGCCCCTCATTCTGGTGGAACCCTGATAAATTCATGGGGCCGGCAGCCTTATTACAATCTTGGCGTTTTCTCTCAGATAGTCGTGATCAGGCGACAGAAGAGCGCTTGGAGGAATTGGAAGGGCCGTATAAATTATTCCGCTGTCATACCATTATGAATTGTGTTGACGTGTGTCCTAAACACCTTAACCCAACCAAGGCCATTGGTCATATTAAAAAACTGATGCTGAAGAAAATGGTTTAA
- the rpoE gene encoding RNA polymerase sigma factor RpoE: protein MSDNESQNKIDLEIVKRVQRGDKSAFDLLVIKYQHKLAKLVLPYVHDRDDVLDVVQESFIKAYKAMPRFRGDSAFYTWLYRIAINTSKNYLTAQSRRPPRTDVDAADAEFYDGGSVMHDNATPEAVLATEQIKEAINQVISDLPDELKVAISLREFEGMSYDEIADVMDCPVGTVRSRIFRAREAIDNEIKALL, encoded by the coding sequence ATGAGCGATAATGAATCGCAGAATAAAATTGATCTGGAGATTGTGAAACGAGTACAACGCGGTGATAAAAGTGCATTTGATTTATTAGTGATCAAATATCAGCATAAATTGGCCAAATTGGTACTGCCTTATGTTCATGATCGTGACGATGTTTTAGATGTGGTGCAAGAATCATTTATCAAAGCGTATAAGGCTATGCCTCGCTTCAGGGGCGATAGTGCCTTTTATACCTGGCTTTACCGAATTGCAATCAATACGTCAAAAAATTATTTGACTGCACAAAGCAGAAGACCACCGAGAACGGATGTCGATGCGGCTGATGCGGAATTTTATGATGGTGGAAGCGTGATGCATGATAATGCAACACCCGAAGCGGTCTTAGCAACTGAACAGATTAAAGAGGCAATTAATCAGGTGATCTCAGATTTACCGGATGAATTGAAAGTTGCCATCAGTCTGCGTGAATTCGAAGGTATGAGTTATGACGAGATTGCAGATGTTATGGATTGTCCCGTGGGGACTGTTCGTTCAAGGATTTTCAGGGCCAGGGAGGCGATTGATAATGAAATTAAAGCCTTGCTTTAG
- the lepA gene encoding translation elongation factor 4: protein MAELEFIRNFSIIAHIDHGKSTLADRIIHLCGGLTDREMQAQVLDSMDIERERGITIKAQSVSLDYKSQDGNTYQLNFIDTPGHVDFSYEVSRSLAACDGALLVVDASQGVEAQSVANCYTAIEQGLEVLPVLNKIDLPAADPDRVITEIEEVIGLDAMEAPQCSAKTGEGVEELLEYLVKHIPAPEGDREAPLQALIIDSWFDSYLGVVSLVRVMQGTLKRRDKMLVMSTGRAHTVDGVGIFTPKREAKEYLTAGEVGYVIAGIKDIYGAPVGDTLTAAAHPCDKPLKGFKEIQPRVFAGLFPVTSDDYEGLREALSKLKLNDAALFFEPEVSQALGFGFRCGFLGMLHMEIVQERLEREYDLDLITTAPTVIFEVLTTKGETIKVDNPAALPDRSTIDEIREPIISANILLPHEYVGNVIGLCIEKRGVQKKLQYVGNQVNMTFEMPMNEVVLDFFDRLKSVSRGFASLEYHFERFEAAKLVKMDILINGESVDALSIIIHEDLALSRGRDLTEKMKELIQRQMFDVAIQAAIGSKVIARTNVKALRKNVTAKCYGGDVSRKRKLLEKQKAGKKRMKQVGSVEIPQEAFLAVLHIGKD from the coding sequence GTGGCTGAATTAGAGTTTATACGTAATTTTTCAATTATTGCCCATATTGATCATGGTAAGTCCACTTTGGCTGATCGGATAATACACCTCTGTGGAGGTCTGACTGATCGTGAGATGCAAGCTCAGGTTCTGGATTCGATGGATATTGAACGTGAACGTGGCATCACCATTAAGGCGCAGAGCGTTTCGCTGGACTACAAGTCACAAGATGGTAACACCTATCAGCTTAACTTCATTGATACTCCCGGTCATGTTGATTTCTCCTATGAAGTTTCCCGTTCTTTAGCGGCTTGTGATGGTGCCTTGCTTGTTGTCGATGCCTCTCAAGGGGTTGAAGCGCAAAGTGTGGCTAATTGTTATACTGCCATTGAACAGGGGCTAGAAGTCCTACCTGTTTTGAACAAAATTGATTTGCCTGCTGCTGATCCTGATAGAGTGATTACTGAGATTGAAGAAGTCATTGGTCTTGATGCGATGGAAGCACCGCAGTGTAGTGCTAAAACGGGTGAAGGCGTTGAAGAATTATTAGAGTATTTGGTTAAACATATTCCTGCACCAGAAGGAGACAGAGAAGCACCCTTACAAGCATTAATTATTGATTCCTGGTTTGACTCTTATTTGGGCGTGGTCTCTTTAGTGCGAGTCATGCAGGGTACACTTAAGCGTCGCGATAAGATGTTAGTGATGTCTACCGGACGTGCTCACACGGTTGATGGTGTAGGCATCTTTACACCTAAACGTGAAGCTAAAGAGTATTTAACGGCTGGTGAAGTAGGCTATGTTATTGCCGGCATTAAAGACATCTATGGTGCACCTGTTGGTGATACGCTTACTGCCGCTGCTCATCCCTGTGATAAACCCTTAAAAGGATTTAAAGAAATCCAGCCGCGTGTTTTTGCCGGACTTTTCCCCGTTACCTCGGATGATTATGAGGGACTGCGTGAAGCCTTATCTAAGTTAAAACTCAATGATGCTGCCTTGTTTTTTGAGCCAGAAGTTTCTCAGGCACTAGGCTTTGGTTTTCGTTGTGGTTTCCTGGGTATGTTACACATGGAAATTGTTCAGGAACGATTAGAACGTGAATATGATCTGGATTTGATCACTACTGCGCCCACGGTTATTTTTGAAGTGTTGACGACTAAGGGTGAGACTATAAAAGTGGATAATCCTGCCGCTTTACCCGATCGTTCCACTATTGATGAAATTCGAGAGCCGATTATTTCAGCTAATATCCTATTACCTCATGAATATGTTGGTAATGTGATTGGTCTGTGTATTGAAAAACGTGGCGTACAAAAGAAATTGCAATACGTGGGTAATCAGGTCAACATGACCTTTGAAATGCCTATGAATGAAGTTGTTTTGGACTTTTTTGACCGCCTTAAATCCGTTAGTCGTGGTTTTGCTTCTCTTGAGTATCATTTTGAGCGTTTTGAAGCGGCGAAACTCGTTAAAATGGATATTTTGATTAATGGTGAATCGGTTGATGCCTTATCAATAATTATTCATGAAGATTTAGCCCTGAGTCGTGGCAGAGATTTAACTGAAAAAATGAAAGAGTTAATTCAACGGCAAATGTTTGATGTTGCCATTCAGGCTGCTATCGGCTCTAAAGTCATCGCTAGAACCAATGTGAAAGCCTTACGAAAAAATGTCACCGCCAAATGTTATGGTGGTGATGTTAGTCGTAAGCGTAAATTACTGGAAAAACAAAAAGCCGGTAAAAAGCGCATGAAGCAAGTTGGTAGTGTGGAAATTCCTCAAGAAGCATTTTTAGCCGTATTGCATATTGGTAAGGATTAG